The following coding sequences lie in one Populus trichocarpa isolate Nisqually-1 chromosome 14, P.trichocarpa_v4.1, whole genome shotgun sequence genomic window:
- the LOC18104835 gene encoding probable carbohydrate esterase At4g34215, producing MLSLLFLVLLTQSNLSISEQLPQNIFILAGQSNMAGRGGVVNNTKNGIPSWDGIVPVQCQPNPSILRLSASLTWVQAHEPLHADIDYNKTNGVGPGMSFANAILTKVPNFGSIGLVPCAIGGTSISEWAKGGFLYDQLVRRTQFALQRGGVIGAMLWYQGESDTQIREDADAYKGRLDRFFIDLRADLGYPTLPIIQVALASGEGPYVEIVRNAQLGINLPNVQCVDAKGLPLEPDRVHLTTPAQVQLGQTLTDAFLQSLSSPIHIANNSCRRFSNLMFHFLIGPLLRFVLLIVAFT from the exons ATGCTTTCCTTGTTGTTCTTGGTTCTTCTAACTCAAAGCAATCTATCCATATCTGAACAACTGCCTCAAAACATATTTATCTTAGCCGGACAGAGCAACATGGCCGGTCGTGGAGGCGTAGTCAACAACACCAAGAACGGCATCCCCTCATGGGACGGCATTGTCCCTGTTCAATGCCAACCAAACCCATCGATTCTCCGGCTAAGTGCCAGCCTCACATGGGTCCAAGCCCATGAACCTCTACACGCCGACATTGATTATAACAAGACCAATGGGGTTGGACCAGGGATGTCGTTTGCCAACGCAATCTTGACGAAAGTGCCTAACTTCGGCTCCATTGGTTTAGTACCGTGCGCCATCGGAGGGACTTCTATAAGTGAATGGGCAAAGGGAGGTTTCCTCTATGACCAATTGGTGAGGAGGACTCAGTTTGCCTTGCAGAGGGGGGGAGTCATTGGAGCCATGCTATGGTATCAAGGAGAAAGTGATACCCAAATCAGAGAAGATGCTGATGCGTATAAAGGAAGGTTGGACAGGTTTTTCATAGATCTCCGCGCCGATCTAGGGTATCCAACGCTACCAATAATCCAG gtgGCTCTGGCATCCGGGGAGGGGCCGTATGTGGAGATTGTGAGAAACGCTCAACTGGGAATTAACCTTCCTAACGTGCAGTGTGTTGACGCCAAGGGACTTCCACTAGAACCAGACAGGGTGCACCTTACCACGCCGGCTCAGGTTCAACTCGGTCAGACTTTGACCGATGCATTTCTTCAATCCCTGTCTAGCCCAATTCACATTGCCAATAATTCTTGTAGGAGATTTTCAAATCTCATGTTTCACTTTCTTATCGGTCCATTATTGAGATTTGTTCTGTTGATTGTAGCTTTTACGtag
- the LOC18104836 gene encoding probable carbohydrate esterase At4g34215 has protein sequence MFKLLMLLLMFLSSLAANVSQDIFILAGQSNMAGRGGVEHGKWPDGNVPPECRPNPSTLRLSAKLTWEEAHEPLHADIDVGKTCGIGPGMAFVDGLRANGSRIGVVGLVPCAVGGTKISKWARGTQLYSQLVSRAGASVKDGGTIRAILWYQGESDTVTKEDADAYKGNMETLITNLRTDLNIPSLPVIQVALASGEGKFIETVRSSQLAINLPNVKCIDAQGLALQRDNLHLTTMSQVQVGLKLASAFIDSFGNMP, from the exons ATGTTCAAGCTACTTATGTTGTTGCTAATGTTCCTTTCCAGTTTAGCAGCTAACGTTTCCCAGGACATCTTTATTCTTGCTGGCCAAAGTAACATGGCCGGCAGAGGCGGTGTGGAACATGGAAAGTGGCCGGACGGGAATGTCCCGCCGGAGTGTAGACCGAACCCATCAACACTTCGACTGAGTGCTAAACTCACATGGGAAGAGGCACACGAGCCACTCCACGCAGACATCGATGTGGGAAAGACATGTGGGATTGGCCCAGGCATGGCATTTGTTGATGGACTCAGAGCTAATGGCTCGAGAATTGGTGTGGTGGGTCTGGTCCCTTGTGCGGTTGGTGGGACAAAAATCAGTAAGTGGGCTCGAGGTACGCAGTTGTACAGTCAGTTGGTGAGTCGGGCTGGAGCGTCAGTGAAGGATGGCGGGACGATTCGAGCGATTTTGTGGTATCAGGGAGAAAGCGATACCGTGACAAAAGAAGATGCTGATGCTTACAAGGGAAATATGGAGACGCTTATCACCAACTTGCGTACTGATCTTAATATACCATCGCTGCCTGTAATCCAG GTAGCTCTTGCGTCAGGTGAAGGCAAATTCATAGAGACTGTCAGAAGTAGTCAACTTGCAATCAACCTACCTAATGTGAAGTGCATAGATGCCCAGGGACTGGCCCTTCAAAGAGATAATCTGCACCTCACTACAATGTCTCAAGTACAAGTAGGCTTGAAGTTGGCTAGTGCCTTCATAGATTCTTTCGGCAATATGCCATGA
- the LOC18104837 gene encoding D-3-phosphoglycerate dehydrogenase 3, chloroplastic → MAATSSWNFMVTPTKPSLSWKLSFFSPLTTVNVTRRQNRTAKRFVVFATVFLDPKPTVLVAEKLGEAGLELLKTFANVDCSYNLDHEELCTKISLCDALIVRSGTKVTREVFERSGGRLKVVGRAGVGIDNVDLSAATEHGCLVVNAPTANTIAAAEHGIALLTAMARNIAQADASIKSGKWQRSKYVGVSLVGKTLAVMGFGKVGSEVARRAKGLGMHVIAHDPYAPADRARAIGVDLVSFEEAISTADFISLHMPLTPATSKMFNDESFSQMKKGVRIVNVARGGVIDEEALVRALDSGTVAQAALDVFTEEPPSKDSKLVLHENVTVTPHLGASTTEAQEGVAIEVAEAVVGALKGQLAATAVNAPMLPAEILSELAPFVTLSEKLGRLAVQLVAGGRGVQSVKVTYASARGPDDLDTRLLRAMITKGLIEPISSVFINLVNADFSAKQRGLRITEERILLDGSPENPLEFIQVQIANVESKFSIAMSDSGEIKVEGRVKDGKPHLTMVGSFGVDVSMEGSLILCRQVDQPGMVGSVGSILGEENVNVSFMSVGRIAPRKQAVMTIGVDEEPSKEALKRIREIPAVEEIVFLKL, encoded by the exons ATGGCGGCTACATCTTCTTGGAATTTCATGGTTACTCCAACAAAGCCTTCTCTCTCGTGgaaactctcttttttctctcctttaacTACAGTCAACGTTACCCGCCGCCAAAACAGGACGGCCAAAAGATTTGTCGTCTTTGCCACTGTATTTCTTGATCCCAAGCCCACGGTCCTCGTTGCCGAAAAACTCGGAGAAGCTGGTCTCGAGCTACTGAAAACATTTGCGAATGTTGATTGCTCTTACAACCTCGACCATGAGGAGTTATGTACTAAGATTTCACTTTGTGATGCGTTGATTGTGAGAAGTGGGACTAAGGTCACCCGCGAGGTTTTTGAAAGGTCAGGCGGCAGACTTAAGGTTGTGGGTCGGGCTGGTGTTGGTATTGATAATGTTGACTTGTCGGCTGCCACTGAACATGGGTGTTTGGTGGTTAATGCTCCCACGGCTAATACGATTGCAGCTGCTGAGCATGGGATTGCTTTACTTACTGCTATGGCTAGGAATATTGCTCAAGCTGATGCCTCTATTAAATCTG GAAAGTGGCAGAGAAGCAAATATGTTGGGGTTTCACTTGTGGGGAAGACACTTGCTGTCATGGGGTTTGGAAAGGTTGGTTCGGAAGTGGCACGGCGTGCCAAGGGTCTTGGCATGCATGTGATTGCACATGATCCTTATGCCCCAGCAGACCGTGCCCGTGCTATAGGTGTGGATTTGGTATCTTTCGAAGAAGCTATATCGACAGCAGATTTCATCTCCCTACATATGCCTCTTACCCCTGCTACATCAAAAATGTTCAACGATGAGTCTTTTTCCCAGATGAAGAAAGGAGTCCGAATTGTCAATGTTGCTCGTGGTGGAGTAATCGACGAGGAAGCTCTAGTAAGAGCTCTGGATTCCGGGACTGTTGCTCAG GCAGCGCTTGATGTCTTTACAGAAGAGCCCCCTTCAAAAGACAGCAAGTTGGTGCTGCATGAAAATGTGACTGTGACTCCTCATCTCGGTGCTAGCACTACAGAGGCTCAG GAAGGTGTAGCCATTGAAGTAGCAGAAGCTGTTGTTGGAGCTTTAAAAGGGCAGCTTGCTGCGACTGCTGTAAATGCACCAATGCTTCCTGCCGAG ATCCTGTCAGAACTTGCACCATTTGTTACTCTGTCAGAAAAGCTTGGCAGACTGGCAGTCCAACTGGTTGCTGGTGGAAGGGGGGTGCAATCAGTTAAGGTGACTTATGCTTCTGCCAGAGGTCCAGATGATCTTGACACTCGGCTGCTTCGTGCGATGATTACCAAGGGTCTGATTGAGCCTATCTCCAGTGTTTTTATAAACTTAGTGAATGCTGACTTCTCTGCTAAGCAGAGAGGACTTAGGATAACAGAAGAGCGCATTCTGCTGGATGGTTCACCAGAAAATCCACTTGAGTTCATCCAGGTTCAAATTGCCAATGTAGAATCCAAATTTTCCATAGCAATGTCCGACTCTGGTGAGATTAAAGTAGAGGGAAGAGTGAAAGATGGGAAGCCCCACCTTACAATGGTAGGTTCATTTGGTGTTGATGTGAGCATGGAAGGCAGCCTCATACTGTGCAGACAGGTTGATCAACCAGGTATGGTTGGCAGTGTGGGGAGTATCCTTGGTGAGGAGAATGTAAATGTGAGTTTCATGAGTGTTGGTAGGATCGCTCCACGAAAACAGGCTGTAATGACCATTGGTGTGGACGAGGAACCCAGCAAGGAGGCGTTAAAGAGGATCAGGGAAATACCAGCAGTTGAAGAAATTGTGTTTCTTAAGTTGTAG